A genomic window from Candidatus Bathyarchaeia archaeon includes:
- a CDS encoding amidohydrolase/deacetylase family metallohydrolase, translating to MYDIVIKNGLVIDPSQGIKEVMDVAIFNGKIADLRRGINATGARYVIDASGLIVASGLIDLHVHCCYGIAHIAVNPDLACLAKGSTTVVDAGSTGELNFVGFKKYVIKNAETRIYALINIESQGMIEFSRPNQKWPSLITGRDEMFINIDGTVEEIKRNRDVIIGIKWAHHGIKGVELAREAADKAQCLLMAENHLQPETLKYMKKGDVITHLYHGLKMEQHDGLLDADGNVQSEFFDAVKRGVVLDVGHGAASFKWSVARKGIEQGIKPDTISTDLHTGSYNGPAYDMPTVMSKFLHLGLSLEEVINAATAKPAEVIGKKDVLGTLKIGACGDITILKLEEGRFPLEDTAGEWEICKQRLRAVKVIRDGEIVF from the coding sequence ATGTACGATATAGTTATAAAGAATGGTTTGGTCATAGACCCATCGCAGGGAATTAAAGAGGTTATGGATGTAGCCATATTTAATGGTAAGATCGCTGATCTACGCAGGGGCATAAACGCCACTGGCGCAAGATACGTCATCGACGCATCCGGATTAATAGTTGCCTCTGGGCTGATAGACCTACATGTACACTGCTGCTATGGGATTGCCCACATCGCTGTTAACCCTGATCTAGCGTGCTTAGCGAAGGGCAGCACAACGGTCGTAGACGCTGGGTCTACGGGTGAATTAAACTTTGTGGGCTTTAAGAAGTATGTTATAAAAAACGCTGAAACCAGAATTTACGCTTTAATAAACATTGAGTCTCAAGGGATGATCGAGTTCTCCAGACCGAACCAGAAGTGGCCGAGCCTAATTACGGGCCGCGACGAGATGTTTATAAATATTGATGGGACTGTGGAGGAGATTAAACGAAACCGCGACGTCATTATAGGCATAAAATGGGCTCACCATGGAATTAAAGGTGTTGAGTTGGCTAGAGAGGCGGCGGATAAGGCTCAATGTCTCCTAATGGCTGAGAACCACCTTCAACCTGAAACCCTAAAATACATGAAGAAGGGCGACGTGATAACGCACCTCTACCATGGATTAAAAATGGAGCAACATGATGGATTGCTTGACGCCGATGGAAATGTTCAATCGGAATTCTTCGACGCTGTAAAACGTGGCGTGGTTTTAGATGTTGGTCACGGCGCAGCCAGCTTCAAGTGGTCGGTTGCCAGAAAAGGAATCGAGCAGGGAATAAAACCCGACACGATAAGTACAGACCTACATACAGGAAGCTATAATGGTCCAGCCTACGATATGCCCACAGTTATGTCAAAGTTCCTTCACTTGGGCTTATCGCTTGAGGAGGTTATAAACGCTGCTACCGCTAAGCCCGCTGAGGTTATTGGCAAGAAGGATGTTCTCGGCACCCTAAAGATTGGCGCGTGCGGAGACATCACGATTCTAAAGCTGGAGGAGGGTAGATTCCCGCTTGAAGATACTGCCGGAGAATGGGAGATCTGCAAACAAAGGTTGAGGGCAGTAAAAGTTATCAGAGATGGAGAAATAGTCTTCTAA
- a CDS encoding MoaD/ThiS family protein produces MRVKVRAFGELTPMLGDELTVELNEGASISDLISKISSEISGFKEKIKYLSSQQGVTDFGLVMLLNGVNINLLEGTKTRLKDGDVVVILPPVAGGGSLTFRRLFLHL; encoded by the coding sequence ATGAGGGTAAAAGTTAGGGCCTTTGGCGAATTAACGCCCATGTTAGGTGATGAGCTGACGGTTGAGTTAAATGAGGGAGCCAGCATAAGCGATTTGATCTCAAAGATCTCCAGCGAAATAAGCGGGTTTAAGGAGAAAATAAAGTATTTGTCTAGCCAGCAGGGGGTAACTGATTTCGGCCTCGTGATGCTTTTGAACGGGGTAAATATCAATTTGCTTGAAGGCACTAAAACAAGATTAAAGGATGGGGATGTTGTTGTCATTTTACCGCCAGTGGCTGGCGGGGGCTCTTTAACTTTTAGAAGACTATTTCTCCATCTCTGA
- a CDS encoding aldehyde ferredoxin oxidoreductase C-terminal domain-containing protein — protein MVRGYAGKFLEVDLSSGGIKDVTFSDDILRNFVGGRGLATKILWDRLGSRWEEIDPLGPENIFLVLTGPLTGIYPGSRVCVSGKSPQSNGIIGSTLSGEFGNELKCAGYDGIIATGKAEKPVYLFITDDNAEIRSAEHVWGKEAPETIRTLTKEGLELLKRAGRGAEKIKEPAMIYCGPAGESRVRTAAVMQKISHAAGYGGYGAVMGSKNLKAIVVKGRKPLPSVTSPETVKILLREVERQLLERDRLRRWGTGYGGYEVGARQSSEPVRNWQEEWHDEKRFGGPKFDFRYWVKRYWSDFNCPVACMKVAVVKTGPYKGAITDDPDYEMQAYLGPNLGIFDPDKCIYLSALIDYLGFSGINGGNTLAFAAELYQRGILTKEDLGFELNWGDVEAFERLARMIVKREGIGDILAEGTYRAALKISEMKGVDVTKYAVHVKGVEVGAHGTRSGLDFNPIAYACSPQCGDHTSGVYDAYNDARIVFFDSAVVCSMCGSPLIWDFYKAVTGWDLTDADWCRVLGRRIMHIQRAVLLLGGPDIFWRPEIHDDNPPRFYEPLPSGPYKGKTTDRKTFEDMRKQYYEAIGWDERGIPKSSVLRELGLEDVDKALDKVRKQ, from the coding sequence ATGGTTAGGGGTTATGCTGGTAAGTTTCTGGAAGTAGACCTCTCCTCAGGAGGAATAAAAGACGTAACCTTCAGCGACGACATTCTCAGAAACTTTGTTGGCGGAAGAGGATTAGCTACAAAGATTCTCTGGGATAGGCTTGGCAGCAGATGGGAGGAGATCGATCCGCTTGGACCCGAAAACATATTTCTGGTTCTAACGGGGCCTTTAACCGGCATTTATCCGGGTTCCCGCGTATGCGTATCGGGCAAATCGCCCCAATCAAACGGGATCATCGGGTCGACTCTAAGCGGGGAGTTTGGAAACGAACTTAAATGCGCTGGCTACGACGGCATAATAGCTACTGGTAAAGCCGAGAAGCCTGTCTACCTATTTATAACGGACGATAACGCTGAGATCAGGAGCGCGGAGCATGTTTGGGGTAAAGAGGCTCCGGAAACTATAAGAACTCTAACTAAGGAGGGGCTTGAACTACTCAAGAGGGCGGGGCGGGGCGCCGAGAAGATTAAGGAGCCTGCGATGATATATTGTGGTCCAGCGGGTGAGAGCAGAGTTAGAACGGCTGCGGTGATGCAGAAGATAAGCCATGCCGCTGGCTACGGCGGATATGGAGCGGTTATGGGTTCAAAGAATCTTAAGGCTATTGTCGTGAAGGGGAGGAAACCATTACCCAGCGTTACTAGCCCGGAAACAGTGAAGATCCTTCTACGGGAAGTTGAGAGGCAGCTCCTTGAAAGAGACCGCTTGAGGCGCTGGGGGACTGGTTACGGTGGATATGAGGTTGGCGCTAGGCAGAGCTCTGAGCCGGTTAGGAATTGGCAGGAGGAGTGGCATGACGAGAAAAGGTTTGGTGGACCTAAATTCGACTTCAGGTACTGGGTTAAAAGATACTGGAGCGACTTCAACTGCCCGGTTGCCTGCATGAAGGTGGCAGTTGTTAAGACAGGGCCATATAAGGGAGCTATCACCGATGACCCGGACTACGAGATGCAGGCTTACCTTGGACCTAACCTCGGAATATTTGACCCAGATAAATGCATATATTTGTCGGCCCTCATAGATTACTTAGGTTTCTCCGGAATAAACGGCGGCAACACGCTTGCTTTCGCAGCAGAGCTTTATCAGAGGGGAATATTGACTAAAGAGGATTTAGGCTTCGAATTAAACTGGGGGGACGTAGAAGCCTTTGAGAGGCTTGCTAGAATGATAGTTAAGCGTGAGGGTATAGGAGACATACTTGCCGAGGGAACCTATAGGGCGGCTTTAAAGATAAGTGAGATGAAGGGCGTAGACGTCACAAAATACGCTGTGCACGTTAAGGGTGTTGAGGTTGGAGCACATGGGACTAGGAGTGGGCTAGATTTCAATCCAATCGCCTACGCATGTTCACCGCAATGCGGCGATCATACTTCAGGGGTTTACGACGCCTACAACGATGCGAGGATCGTTTTCTTCGATTCAGCGGTTGTATGCAGCATGTGCGGAAGCCCATTAATATGGGACTTCTATAAAGCGGTTACGGGATGGGATCTAACCGACGCCGACTGGTGCCGCGTGCTTGGAAGAAGAATAATGCATATACAGAGGGCGGTTCTCCTCCTAGGTGGGCCAGACATATTCTGGAGGCCAGAGATACATGATGATAATCCGCCGAGATTCTATGAGCCGCTTCCCTCAGGGCCATATAAAGGCAAGACCACTGATAGGAAAACATTTGAAGATATGAGGAAACAGTACTATGAGGCTATTGGCTGGGATGAGAGGGGCATACCGAAATCATCGGTTCTTAGGGAGCTCGGGCTTGAAGACGTCGATAAAGCCTTAGATAAAGTGAGGAAACAGTAG
- a CDS encoding 4Fe-4S dicluster domain-containing protein: protein MSGRRETILWIARDYLKCTGCRRCEIACSLFHEGWIWPEASRIRVFMLVPGIEIPHFCSQCHDYPCVSACPVKALSVDERTGAVIVDREKCTGCGVCIRECPGNIPFFHPGDGKAVICDLCGGDPQCVKVCQEAKFNALWAVREDKTGWGSYNRKLFAQPPEEITKDVAMNLYGEKGEEWI, encoded by the coding sequence ATGTCTGGGAGAAGAGAGACTATTCTCTGGATCGCCAGAGATTACTTAAAGTGCACGGGATGCAGAAGATGCGAAATCGCCTGCTCACTGTTCCATGAGGGGTGGATATGGCCTGAAGCCTCAAGAATAAGGGTCTTTATGCTGGTGCCAGGCATTGAAATCCCGCACTTCTGTTCTCAATGCCATGATTACCCGTGTGTCTCAGCGTGCCCGGTGAAAGCTCTCTCGGTCGATGAAAGAACCGGTGCGGTTATAGTTGATAGAGAAAAGTGTACTGGATGCGGCGTATGTATACGTGAGTGCCCTGGAAATATCCCGTTCTTTCACCCCGGTGATGGAAAAGCGGTTATATGTGACTTATGTGGCGGAGACCCGCAATGCGTCAAGGTCTGCCAAGAAGCTAAGTTTAATGCGCTCTGGGCTGTTAGAGAAGATAAAACTGGATGGGGAAGCTACAATAGAAAACTCTTCGCCCAACCGCCTGAAGAGATCACTAAAGATGTTGCGATGAACCTTTATGGTGAAAAGGGGGAGGAGTGGATCTAA
- the gyaR gene encoding glyoxylate reductase, which translates to MYKPKVYITRELPERGLKKILERFDAEVWPEYGPPPKQIIVEKVRDVDALVTLLSDKIDAEVFNAASKLKIIAQMAVGFDNIDVEEATRRGIYVTNTPGVLTETTADFAWALLMAIARRVVEADRYVREGEWKVGWHPSMLLGRDIYGATLGLIGAGRIGSAVARRAKCFNMKILYYDVVRNPQIEKEAGAVFVPLDTLLRESDFISIHVPLTKETYHLIDAEKLKLVKKTAYLINTSRGPVVNEKALYEALKEGRLAGAALDVFEQEPLPADSPLLKLNNVILTPHIASASYETRSRMAEMVAENLIAFFDGKVPPNLVNPDVVKVKPPPA; encoded by the coding sequence GTGTATAAACCCAAAGTTTATATCACTAGGGAGCTTCCTGAAAGGGGACTTAAAAAAATTTTGGAACGATTTGACGCCGAAGTTTGGCCAGAGTATGGTCCGCCACCAAAGCAGATTATAGTTGAAAAGGTTAGGGATGTTGACGCGCTGGTAACTCTTCTTTCAGACAAGATTGACGCCGAGGTCTTTAATGCCGCGTCTAAGTTGAAGATAATTGCCCAGATGGCTGTTGGCTTCGACAACATAGATGTTGAGGAGGCCACTAGGAGAGGAATATACGTGACTAATACGCCGGGCGTTTTAACTGAAACAACGGCTGATTTTGCATGGGCTCTTTTAATGGCTATCGCTAGACGTGTTGTTGAAGCAGACAGATACGTGCGTGAAGGCGAATGGAAGGTGGGCTGGCATCCAAGCATGCTTCTCGGAAGGGATATTTATGGGGCTACATTGGGGTTAATTGGCGCTGGGAGAATAGGTTCGGCTGTTGCTAGAAGGGCTAAATGCTTCAATATGAAAATCCTATACTATGATGTTGTGCGGAACCCGCAAATAGAGAAAGAAGCAGGCGCGGTTTTTGTTCCCTTAGACACCTTGCTAAGGGAATCGGACTTCATAAGCATACATGTTCCATTGACAAAGGAAACTTACCATCTAATAGACGCCGAAAAGCTCAAGCTTGTTAAAAAAACAGCGTACTTGATAAATACTTCAAGGGGCCCTGTGGTCAATGAAAAAGCTTTGTACGAGGCGCTGAAGGAGGGGAGGCTTGCCGGGGCAGCATTAGACGTATTTGAGCAGGAGCCGTTACCTGCGGATAGCCCATTGCTTAAGCTCAACAACGTTATTCTGACACCGCATATTGCTAGCGCCAGCTATGAGACGCGTTCAAGGATGGCTGAGATGGTTGCGGAAAACCTGATAGCGTTCTTTGATGGGAAAGTTCCCCCGAACCTTGTAAACCCAGACGTGGTGAAGGTTAAGCCTCCCCCGGCCTAG
- a CDS encoding iron-containing alcohol dehydrogenase — protein MGEIGLDKSLMRKAESLLIEFKGDDYAFGAEALKSFDRYVDRIGRKTAIITSGTGIRAGIVDFVRSSLKRRGYEVLGVLEGARQNTPKEDVYRLAYQLVKMGCNGVVAVGGGSVIDGAKAALVLALYGGVIEDYFGTGLVSAKSGGERVPLIAIQTASSSASHLTKYSNVTDMMTFQKKLIIDGAIVPRASIFQYDVTRSMTPDLTKDGALDGISHCWEVWMGATGKANYEKISEVAYAGIKLIVEALPRALKNDEDLEARYALGLGTDLGGYSIMLGGTNGPHLGSFSLVDVLPHGRACAVLNPYYTVLFSYAIQDQLKRVARIYVDNGYLDEKKMSFEGRRLAEAVAEGMINFFKRIGFPTTLKEAGATEKHIEKMVSAAKDPQLKSKLENMPIPIRAEAGDVDRLIKPTLEAAYTGDFSLIPSPKP, from the coding sequence ATGGGTGAAATCGGCTTAGATAAATCACTTATGAGGAAAGCCGAGAGTCTGCTCATTGAATTTAAGGGCGACGACTATGCATTTGGCGCGGAAGCCTTAAAAAGCTTTGATAGATACGTTGACAGGATTGGGAGAAAAACCGCGATCATAACTAGTGGAACCGGCATACGAGCTGGGATCGTTGATTTTGTGAGATCCTCCCTCAAAAGAAGGGGCTATGAGGTTTTAGGGGTCTTAGAGGGGGCTCGTCAAAACACGCCTAAAGAAGATGTTTATAGGCTTGCATATCAGCTAGTGAAAATGGGCTGTAACGGTGTTGTCGCTGTTGGCGGCGGTAGCGTAATTGATGGCGCTAAGGCGGCGTTAGTCTTAGCGCTGTATGGAGGGGTGATAGAGGATTATTTTGGAACAGGGTTGGTTTCAGCTAAATCGGGTGGAGAACGGGTTCCGCTGATAGCTATACAAACCGCCAGCAGCTCAGCCTCCCATTTAACTAAATACTCAAACGTAACCGACATGATGACTTTTCAGAAGAAGCTCATAATTGACGGGGCGATTGTGCCTAGAGCCTCAATATTCCAGTATGATGTCACGAGGAGCATGACGCCCGATTTAACTAAGGATGGGGCGCTTGACGGGATATCCCACTGCTGGGAGGTTTGGATGGGCGCTACTGGAAAAGCGAACTATGAGAAGATAAGTGAGGTAGCGTATGCTGGAATAAAGCTTATAGTGGAGGCTCTGCCAAGGGCCCTTAAAAACGATGAGGATCTTGAAGCTAGGTATGCTCTGGGGCTTGGAACAGATTTAGGCGGATACTCAATAATGCTTGGAGGAACTAATGGACCTCATCTCGGAAGCTTCTCGCTTGTCGATGTTCTTCCGCATGGAAGGGCATGCGCTGTTTTAAACCCGTATTACACGGTTCTATTCTCATACGCAATACAGGATCAATTAAAAAGGGTTGCCCGTATCTACGTTGACAACGGTTACCTAGATGAGAAAAAAATGAGTTTTGAGGGGAGAAGGCTCGCTGAAGCTGTCGCGGAGGGTATGATAAACTTCTTTAAGAGGATAGGCTTCCCAACCACGTTGAAGGAGGCTGGTGCAACCGAGAAACATATTGAAAAGATGGTGAGCGCTGCGAAGGATCCTCAGCTTAAGAGCAAGCTGGAGAACATGCCGATACCGATAAGGGCTGAAGCCGGGGATGTCGATAGGCTTATAAAGCCGACCCTAGAAGCCGCCTACACTGGAGACTTCAGCCTGATTCCTTCGCCGAAACCTTAG
- a CDS encoding lactate racemase domain-containing protein has product MVRVRQKIYAPKIDDYISALREELNKAGLREKVKPGAKIAIAVGSRGIAHIVEIVAAIVDEVRDAGGEPFIVPSMGSHGGATPEGQIAVLRSLGITQESVGAPIWATMEVEEVGRLSNGAPVYVDRAAAKSDGIIVVNRVKPHTDFKGRIESGLMKMMAVGLGKQKGAEIIHRYQLEGYHKLIPEAARIIMRETPIILGVAVVENARHEIAVIKALKPEEIEEEEAKLLEIAKDLMVRIPFKEIDVLIVDEMGKNISGTGMDTNVIGRFWASPKEYEPRTPKIKRIVVLDLTKESGGNAVGIGLADITTKRLVSKIDFEETFVNCFTSTWPETAKIPPFLPNDRDAILMAIRCCGPIEPQKAKIVRIKNTLELEYMWISESLCEVVKQDKELSERLEILGEPEEMQFDVLGNLAR; this is encoded by the coding sequence ATGGTTAGGGTGCGGCAGAAAATCTACGCTCCGAAGATAGATGATTATATTTCTGCCCTTAGGGAGGAGCTGAATAAGGCTGGCTTAAGGGAGAAGGTTAAACCCGGAGCAAAGATAGCTATTGCGGTTGGTAGCCGTGGAATAGCGCATATAGTAGAGATAGTTGCAGCAATTGTTGATGAGGTCAGGGATGCTGGCGGCGAGCCATTTATTGTGCCATCTATGGGAAGCCACGGTGGAGCAACACCTGAAGGCCAAATAGCCGTCCTTAGAAGTCTCGGGATAACTCAGGAATCCGTTGGCGCGCCGATATGGGCTACCATGGAGGTTGAGGAGGTGGGGCGCCTAAGTAATGGTGCTCCGGTGTATGTTGACAGGGCCGCTGCAAAATCTGATGGGATAATCGTTGTTAATAGGGTTAAGCCTCACACTGATTTTAAGGGCAGGATAGAGAGCGGCTTAATGAAGATGATGGCAGTAGGTTTGGGGAAGCAGAAGGGCGCTGAAATAATACATAGGTATCAGCTTGAGGGTTACCATAAGCTTATTCCGGAGGCAGCTAGGATAATCATGAGGGAAACACCAATAATCTTAGGTGTCGCGGTAGTTGAGAATGCGCGCCATGAGATAGCGGTTATAAAAGCCTTAAAACCTGAGGAGATCGAGGAAGAGGAGGCTAAACTTCTAGAAATAGCGAAAGATTTGATGGTTAGGATACCCTTTAAGGAAATAGATGTTTTGATAGTTGATGAGATGGGGAAGAATATAAGCGGCACCGGAATGGATACCAACGTTATCGGCAGGTTTTGGGCTTCGCCTAAGGAATATGAGCCCCGCACGCCGAAGATCAAGAGAATAGTTGTTCTAGACTTAACCAAGGAGTCTGGTGGAAACGCTGTTGGGATAGGGTTAGCGGACATTACAACCAAAAGGCTGGTCTCCAAGATAGACTTCGAGGAAACATTTGTGAACTGTTTTACTTCGACGTGGCCGGAGACAGCGAAGATCCCGCCATTCCTGCCAAATGACCGCGATGCTATACTTATGGCTATAAGATGCTGCGGGCCAATAGAACCGCAGAAAGCGAAGATTGTCAGGATAAAAAACACGCTTGAGCTAGAATACATGTGGATATCGGAAAGCCTGTGTGAAGTCGTGAAGCAGGATAAGGAGCTCTCGGAGCGCCTAGAAATATTAGGGGAACCGGAGGAAATGCAGTTTGATGTTCTCGGAAACCTGGCGAGATAA